In Tsuneonella dongtanensis, a single window of DNA contains:
- the tssH gene encoding type VI secretion system ATPase TssH yields the protein MTEISRSALFGRLNPTALKAIETATGFCKMRGNPYVELVHWLHILLQDSQNDLAAIRTAFKIDDAQLARDVVAALDQLPRGASAISDFSPQIEEAIEKGWLYASLQWGAAKVRTGHLLYGMLKTPTLSNALNAISIEFRKIDANRLASDFEGLTASSTEQTQTAGVAGPSGGGEGDTGAPGAGGMGEGSALAKFSTDLTQQARDGKIETIIGRDAEIRQIVDILLRRRQNNPILVGEAGVGKTAVVEGFAKRLAEGDVPPALQGVTLRSLDIGMMQAGASVKGEFEKRLRSVIDEVEGSATPIILFIDEVHTLVGAGGQAGTGDAANLLKPALARGNLRTIGATTYAEYRQYFEKDPALTRRFQTVDIGEPDRDKAIQMIRSVAPMMEAHHDIVVLDEAVDAAVTLSQRYVPARQLPDKAVSLLDTAAARVAVSQHATPARVEDRKRKLELLEVEREVVEREVGGQYRSDDRHAKIVHEIDDAKAALAEAEAKWDGEKAALEKVVAARRALTEARSAEGGAGDSEEALMSDLRAALDAMHAAQGDDPMVFGVVDADAVSAVVADWTGIPVGRMVKDEIRSTLDLAERLKKRVVGQDHAMDAIAKRIQTSRAKLDNPNKPVGVFMLCGPSGVGKTETAVALSELLFAGEESMIVINMSEFQEAHTVSTLKGAPAGYVGYGQGGVLTEAVRRRPYSVVLLDEVEKAHPDVHEMFFQVFDKGFMNDAEGRYIDFKNTIILLTSNVGTDLIMDMASDEELKPEPEAAAAALRPELLKVFPPALIGRTVQLAYWPLSPDMLKGIIRIQLDRIKKRIEGNHKIAFNYGDDVVDFIVARCTDADSGGRMIDNILTNTMLPEMSVQLLEKQMDGAEVQSIEVKAGDGKFEYSFSGE from the coding sequence ATGACAGAGATCAGCCGTTCAGCACTGTTCGGGCGCCTCAATCCGACTGCGCTCAAGGCGATCGAGACCGCGACCGGGTTCTGCAAGATGCGCGGCAATCCCTATGTCGAGCTGGTCCACTGGCTGCACATCCTGCTGCAGGATTCGCAAAACGACCTTGCTGCGATCCGCACGGCCTTCAAGATCGACGACGCGCAGCTAGCGCGCGATGTCGTCGCTGCACTCGATCAGTTGCCGCGCGGAGCAAGCGCCATTTCGGACTTCTCGCCGCAGATCGAGGAGGCGATCGAGAAGGGTTGGCTCTACGCCTCGCTGCAATGGGGTGCGGCCAAGGTGCGCACGGGACACCTGCTCTACGGCATGCTGAAGACGCCCACGCTCAGCAACGCCCTCAACGCGATCAGCATCGAATTCCGCAAGATCGACGCGAATCGCCTTGCCAGCGACTTCGAGGGACTCACCGCGTCCTCGACCGAGCAGACGCAGACTGCCGGGGTGGCAGGACCTTCCGGTGGCGGCGAGGGCGATACGGGGGCGCCGGGCGCGGGCGGGATGGGCGAGGGCAGCGCGCTCGCCAAGTTCTCGACCGACCTCACCCAGCAGGCGCGCGACGGCAAGATCGAGACGATCATCGGCCGCGACGCGGAAATCCGCCAGATCGTCGACATCCTACTCCGCCGGCGCCAGAACAACCCGATCCTTGTCGGCGAAGCGGGCGTCGGCAAGACCGCGGTGGTCGAAGGGTTTGCCAAGCGGCTTGCCGAAGGCGACGTGCCACCAGCCCTGCAGGGCGTGACGCTGCGCTCGCTCGACATCGGCATGATGCAGGCCGGTGCTAGCGTGAAAGGCGAGTTCGAGAAGCGGCTGCGCTCGGTGATCGACGAGGTCGAAGGATCGGCCACTCCGATCATCCTGTTCATCGACGAGGTCCACACCCTTGTCGGCGCGGGTGGCCAGGCCGGGACCGGCGACGCCGCCAACCTGCTCAAGCCCGCGCTCGCCCGCGGAAACCTGCGCACAATTGGTGCAACCACGTACGCCGAGTACCGCCAGTACTTCGAAAAGGACCCGGCGCTGACACGCCGCTTCCAGACGGTCGATATCGGCGAGCCCGATCGCGACAAGGCGATCCAGATGATCCGGTCGGTCGCGCCGATGATGGAGGCCCACCACGATATCGTCGTGCTCGACGAGGCGGTCGACGCCGCGGTCACGCTTTCGCAGCGCTACGTTCCGGCGCGCCAGCTTCCCGACAAGGCCGTGAGCCTGCTGGATACCGCCGCGGCGCGGGTCGCGGTGTCGCAGCATGCCACCCCGGCACGGGTCGAGGATCGCAAGCGCAAGCTCGAATTGCTCGAGGTGGAGCGCGAGGTGGTCGAGCGCGAGGTCGGCGGTCAGTACCGCTCCGACGACCGGCATGCGAAGATCGTTCACGAGATCGACGACGCGAAGGCGGCGCTCGCCGAGGCGGAAGCCAAGTGGGACGGGGAGAAGGCCGCGCTCGAGAAAGTGGTCGCGGCGCGCCGCGCGCTGACCGAGGCGCGCTCCGCGGAGGGCGGTGCTGGAGACAGCGAGGAGGCATTGATGAGCGACCTCCGCGCTGCACTCGACGCGATGCACGCAGCGCAGGGCGACGATCCGATGGTCTTCGGCGTTGTCGACGCCGATGCCGTTTCGGCTGTGGTCGCCGACTGGACCGGCATCCCGGTGGGCCGCATGGTCAAGGACGAGATACGCTCGACCCTCGACCTTGCCGAACGCCTGAAGAAGCGCGTTGTCGGGCAGGACCACGCGATGGACGCCATCGCCAAGCGCATCCAGACGAGCCGCGCCAAGCTCGACAACCCGAACAAGCCGGTCGGCGTGTTCATGCTCTGCGGCCCCTCGGGCGTCGGCAAGACCGAGACCGCGGTCGCGCTCTCGGAGCTGTTGTTTGCCGGCGAGGAATCGATGATCGTCATCAACATGAGCGAGTTCCAGGAGGCGCACACGGTCTCCACGCTCAAGGGCGCCCCGGCCGGTTATGTCGGTTACGGGCAGGGGGGTGTGCTGACCGAGGCGGTGCGACGGCGGCCCTATTCGGTCGTCCTGCTCGACGAGGTCGAAAAAGCGCACCCCGACGTCCACGAGATGTTCTTCCAGGTCTTCGACAAGGGTTTCATGAACGACGCCGAAGGCCGCTACATCGACTTCAAGAACACGATCATCCTGCTCACCAGCAACGTCGGTACCGACCTGATCATGGACATGGCCTCCGACGAGGAGTTGAAGCCCGAACCCGAAGCGGCGGCTGCGGCGCTGCGGCCGGAACTGCTAAAGGTGTTCCCGCCGGCGCTGATCGGCCGGACGGTGCAACTCGCCTACTGGCCGCTGTCGCCCGACATGCTCAAGGGCATCATTCGCATCCAGCTCGATCGCATCAAGAAGCGGATCGAAGGCAACCACAAGATCGCGTTCAACTACGGTGACGACGTGGTCGACTTCATCGTCGCGCGCTGCACCGACGCCGATTCAGGAGGTCGCATGATCGACAACATCCTGACGAACACGATGTTGCCCGAAATGTCGGTCCAGCTGCTCGAAAAGCAGATGGACGGCGCCGAGGTGCAAAGCATCGAGGTGAAGGCCGGAGACGGCAAATTCGAGTATTCGTTCTCGGGAGAATGA